From one Catenuloplanes nepalensis genomic stretch:
- a CDS encoding phage holin family protein: MTQGPDVSQRSFGELLGEVTQDLSTLVRQEVELAKAEMREEAAKAGKAAGLFGGAGVAGFLVLLFLSFALWWGLANVMDQSWAALIVAALWAIVGGVLFTMARGKAREMRGMPRTAETAKEIPQALKPNRGGL, encoded by the coding sequence ATGACGCAGGGCCCGGACGTGTCGCAGCGCTCCTTCGGGGAGCTGCTGGGCGAGGTCACCCAGGACCTCTCCACGCTGGTTCGCCAGGAGGTCGAGCTGGCCAAGGCGGAGATGCGCGAGGAGGCGGCGAAGGCCGGCAAGGCCGCCGGGCTGTTCGGCGGCGCCGGTGTGGCCGGCTTCCTCGTCCTGCTGTTCCTGTCGTTCGCGCTCTGGTGGGGCCTCGCCAACGTGATGGACCAGAGCTGGGCCGCGCTGATCGTGGCCGCGCTCTGGGCGATCGTCGGCGGCGTGCTGTTCACCATGGCCCGCGGCAAGGCCCGCGAGATGCGCGGGATGCCGCGCACCGCGGAGACCGCGAAGGAGATCCCCCAAGCACTCAAGCCGAATCGTGGAGGCCTGTGA
- a CDS encoding DUF3618 domain-containing protein, whose amino-acid sequence MSTDPDQIRADIERTRAGLSSDVDALAYKASPTRIVEDRKQRVRDALRTTREKIMGTASDAGSTVAGKTSGAAHAVSGKASDAAHAVSDTASGAAHTVSEKASDAADAIRQAPSAVKAKAEGNPLAAGLIAFGAGWLISSLLPATQKERELASSAKAAVQENKDTLVSEAKQLAGELQDSLRGPAEEAAGRVRDTAADAAATVRDEGRSAADDVKGRATEAREKVS is encoded by the coding sequence ATGAGCACCGACCCCGACCAGATCCGCGCCGACATCGAACGCACCCGCGCGGGCCTCAGCTCCGACGTGGACGCGCTCGCGTACAAGGCCAGCCCCACCCGCATCGTCGAGGATCGGAAGCAGCGCGTGCGGGACGCGCTCCGTACCACCCGGGAGAAGATCATGGGAACCGCCTCGGACGCCGGCTCGACCGTGGCCGGCAAGACCTCCGGTGCCGCGCACGCGGTGTCGGGCAAGGCCTCGGACGCCGCGCACGCGGTCTCGGACACGGCTTCCGGCGCCGCACACACGGTGTCGGAGAAGGCCTCGGATGCGGCGGACGCGATCCGGCAGGCACCGTCGGCCGTGAAGGCGAAGGCCGAGGGCAACCCGCTCGCGGCCGGCCTGATCGCGTTCGGCGCGGGCTGGCTGATCTCGTCGCTGCTCCCGGCGACGCAGAAGGAGCGCGAACTCGCGTCCAGCGCGAAGGCTGCGGTCCAGGAGAACAAGGACACGCTGGTCTCGGAGGCGAAGCAGCTGGCCGGTGAGCTGCAGGACAGCCTGCGCGGCCCCGCCGAGGAGGCGGCCGGCCGGGTGCGCGACACCGCCGCCGACGCGGCCGCCACGGTCCGGGACGAGGGCCGGTCCGCGGCCGACGACGTCAAGGGCCGCGCCACCGAGGCCCGCGAGAAGGTCTCCTAG